Genomic window (Candidatus Bathyarchaeia archaeon):
ATTGGCTCTCTTCCCAACGATTTACCGTTTGATTGAAAGAAGAAACAAGCATTTTCAGCGTCAAAAAGAACTGGAAGATCTCATTTTGGCAAGGTTGAAGAACAAGGGAATAAACATCGAAGTAGAGCCGGAAAATTGTCGGAGGAGAAGTTCCCTCCTGTGGTCGACATCCATCCTCCTGATAGCACCCATCTTCGCCATAGCCTTCCTCCTATCCAAGGACCTGCATTTGCATGAACGCAGACAAGCATCACTATTTCGAAAAGTCCTCGGAAAAGAGGAGATAAAGGAACAGAAAATCAACTTGAAATTTTACGCTATGTTGACACTAGCAACTCTGGGAGTTGGCATTGTCTACTGGTTTTATAGAATTTTTAACGACTACAACAACCATTTTAAGGAACAATGGAGAATTGAGGATAAGCTGATTGAACTGCTTCAACGGGGAGATTGATTGGACAAAAATATTCAACATAGACCCCATGGTGGAGACGTATGGGGTTTAATGCGAAAATACAAGATCCAGCTGGAGAAAGTAATCGACTTCAGCGCCCCCATAAATTTTCTCGGTCCACCTCCAAAGGCGCTGGAAGCCATAAGGCAATTCGCCGACGTCATAAGGTTTTACCCTGACCAAAATCCAGTTGAACTTAAGGATGATATATGCAATTACGTTGGTGGAATAGGTCCCGAAAATGTTGTGCTTGGAAATGGATCTATGGAGCTTATTTACCGATTTGCCGAGGTCTTTGCTTGGAAGCGGAAAACACTAATGCCCATCCCGTCCTTTACGGAGTATGAAAGAGTCAGTTTGATAGTTTCCGCTAAACCCAAGTTTGTAAGCCTCCAGCCGGATTTTTCTTTAAATGTTGATGCCATAAAAGGGGAAATTAACAGCAACACCCGTTTACTTTTTATCTGCAATCCCCACAGCCCCTCAGGGAGACTCTTTAATCGCAACCAGATTCAGGAGCTGGTTGATTTTTGCCTTGAAAGGGACGTTTACGTTGTCTTGGACGAAAATTATATAGAGTTTGTTGATGCGGTTGAAGAGCACACTCTAGCCCATTC
Coding sequences:
- a CDS encoding histidinol-phosphate transaminase; amino-acid sequence: MDKNIQHRPHGGDVWGLMRKYKIQLEKVIDFSAPINFLGPPPKALEAIRQFADVIRFYPDQNPVELKDDICNYVGGIGPENVVLGNGSMELIYRFAEVFAWKRKTLMPIPSFTEYERVSLIVSAKPKFVSLQPDFSLNVDAIKGEINSNTRLLFICNPHSPSGRLFNRNQIQELVDFCLERDVYVVLDENYIEFVDAVEEHTLAHSIDKYGNVFVVRSFSKFFGMPGIRIGYGIGCEEIIQKLEAIEQPWCINSLAIIAAREALRDKEYINKTKMYIQKERQKLADLLAETGLLKVFPSETNFLLVKILKSGITAKQLKEKLAEKGILIRDCGDFRGLDDGYFRVTVRSEKENLLLVESLKELLR